In Xyrauchen texanus isolate HMW12.3.18 chromosome 35, RBS_HiC_50CHRs, whole genome shotgun sequence, one DNA window encodes the following:
- the LOC127629009 gene encoding prostaglandin E synthase 3-like: MHPATAKWYDRRDFVFIEFLVEDSKDVEVNFDKSKFGFSCLSGTDNIKHSNEIDLFEAIDQDGSKHRRTDRSVLCCLRKAETGKSWPRLTKEKAKLSWLSVDFNNWKDWEEDSDEELSNYDNFSEMMGNMDGEDGLPDLDGADDESADSDDEKMPDLE, from the exons AT GCACCCAGCAACTGCTAAATGGTACGACCGACGGGACTTCGTCTTCATTGAGTTCTTGGTGGAGGACAGCAAAGATGTGGAAGTAAATTTTGACAAGTCGAAATTTGGTTTCAG CTGTCTCAGTGGGACGGATAATATTAAGCACTCAAATGAAATCGATCTATTTGAAGCCATCGATCAAGAT GGATCCAAACACAGGCGCACAGACAGGTCGGTGTTGTGCTGTTTACGGAAAGCAGAGACAGGGAAATCCTGGCCTAGGTTAACAAAAGAGAAAGCAAAG CTTAGCTGGCTTAGTGTTGACTTCAACAACTGGAAAGACTGGGAAGAGGATTCAGATGAGGAACTATCCAATTATGATAACTTTTCAGAG ATGATGGGCAACATGGATGGAGAGGATGGTTTACCTGACCTAGACGGAGCAGATGAT